The Oncorhynchus masou masou isolate Uvic2021 chromosome 6, UVic_Omas_1.1, whole genome shotgun sequence genome has a window encoding:
- the LOC135541926 gene encoding proliferation-associated protein 2G4-like produces MSDNEEQEQTIAEDLVVTKYKMGGDIANQALRVVIEAAKSGVSVVNLCEKGDAHIMVETGKVFRKEKDLKKGIAFPTSVSVNNCVCHFSPLKSDPDYTLKDGDLVKIDLGVHVDGFISNVAHSFVVGATKEAPVTGKKADVINAAHMCAEAALRLVKPGNQNSKVTEAWNKIAQSFKCTAIEGMLSHQLKQHIIDGEKTIIQNPTDQQRKDHEKAEFEVHEVYAVDVLISTGEGKARDGGQRTTIYKRDPSKQYGLKMKTSRMFFSEVERRFDAMPFTLRAFEDEAKARLGVVECAKHELLQPFSVLNEKEGEFVAQFKFTVLLMANGPHRITSGPFEPELYKSEHEVQDAELRTLLQSSASRKTQKKKKKKASKTVETSTGQPTEESKKAAE; encoded by the exons ATGTCTGACAACGAAGAACAAGAACAGACCATCGCGGAGGACTTGGTTGTCACCAAGTACAAAATGGGAGGTGACATCGCCAACC AGGCCCTGCGTGTGGTGATTGAGGCGGCCAAGTCAGGGGTGTCTGTCGTCAACCTGTGTGAGAAGGGAGATGCTCACATCATGGTCGAGACTGGCAAGGTCTTCAGGAAGGAGAAGGATTTAAAGAAAG GCATTGCCTTCCCTACCAGCGTCTCAGTCAATAACTGTGTTTGCCACTTCTCTCCCCTGAAGAGTGACCCTGACTACACACTTAAAGATGGGGACCTGGTCAAAAT TGATCTTGGTGTCCATGTTGACGGCTTCATCTCTAATGTAGCTCATAGTTTTGTTGTGGGAGCTACTAAG GAGGCTCCAGTGACAGGGAAGAAAGCTGATGTGATCAATGCAGCTCACATGTGCGCGGAGGCAGCCCTACGCCTTGTCAAGCCTGGCAACCAGAACTCAAAGGTGACGGAGGCATGGAACAAGATTGCTCAGTCATTCAAATGCACGGCCATTGAGG GTATGTTATCTCATCAGCTGAAGCAGCACATCATCGATGGAGAGAAAACCATCATTCAGAACCCCACAGACCAGCAAAG GAAGGACCATGAGAAGGCGGAGTTTGAGGTGCACGAGGTCTACGCTGTGGATGTCCTGATCAGCACTGGTGAAGGGAAg GCCAGGGATGGAGGCCAGAGGACCACCATTTACAAAAGGGACCCCAGTAAGCAGTACGGGCTGAAGATGAAGACCTCCCGCATGTTCTTCAGTGAGGTGGAGCGGCGCTTCGACGCCATGCCCTTCACTCTCAG GGCGTTTGAGGACGAGGCTAAAGCCCGCCTGGGCGTGGTGGAGTGTGCCAAACACGAACTGCTTCAGCCTTTCAGTGTGCTCAATGAGAAAGAGG GAGAGTTTGTGGCCCAGTTTAAGTTCACAGTGCTGCTGATGGCCAACGGCCCCCATAGAATCACCAGCGGACCCTTTGAGCCAGAGCTCTACAAGTCAGAGCACGAAGTGCAGGACGCAGAGCTTAGG actcTACTGCAGAGCTCAGCTAGTCGCAaaacacagaagaagaagaaaaagaag GCCTCCAAGACCGTGGAAACCTCTACTGGACAGCCAACTGAGGAGAGCAAAAAGGCGGCAGAGTAG